A region of Saccharococcus thermophilus DNA encodes the following proteins:
- the rpmB gene encoding 50S ribosomal protein L28, which yields MAKCFVTGKKKSFGNSRSHAMNANKRTWKANLQKVRILVDGKPKRVWVSARALKSGKVQRV from the coding sequence ATGGCAAAATGCTTTGTAACGGGAAAGAAAAAATCTTTCGGCAATTCGCGTTCTCATGCGATGAATGCAAATAAACGCACATGGAAAGCCAACTTGCAAAAAGTTCGTATTTTAGTTGACGGAAAACCAAAACGTGTTTGGGTTTCTGCCCGCGCATTAAAATCGGGAAAAGTACAACGCGTGTAA
- the spoVM gene encoding stage V sporulation protein SpoVM, producing the protein MKFYTIKLPKFLGGIVRAMLNAFKKG; encoded by the coding sequence ATGAAATTTTATACCATTAAACTGCCAAAATTCCTTGGCGGAATTGTACGTGCCATGTTAAACGCCTTTAAAAAAGGATAA
- a CDS encoding thiamine diphosphokinase translates to MWIHIVGGGPSEQLPSLHQYDGQQVRWLGVDRGTKTLLEAGIRPVKAFGDFDSLTEEEMVSLQKTLNDLDIWPAEKDKTDMEIALDWAVEQGADKIRIFGATGGRLDHLFGNVQLLIKYANRDIEMIDRQNVMTVHLPGTYTISYDERYRYVSYIPVSRDIKGLTLKGFKYPLTNCHIFRGSTLCISNELIQSSGTFSFSEGILMMIRSSDFHRC, encoded by the coding sequence ATGTGGATTCACATTGTCGGCGGCGGACCAAGCGAGCAGCTTCCTTCTTTGCACCAATATGACGGCCAACAGGTGCGGTGGCTGGGGGTGGACCGCGGGACAAAGACGCTGCTTGAGGCAGGCATTCGACCCGTCAAAGCGTTTGGCGACTTTGATTCGTTGACAGAGGAAGAAATGGTGTCACTGCAAAAAACGCTGAATGATCTTGACATATGGCCGGCGGAAAAAGATAAAACCGATATGGAAATCGCCCTTGATTGGGCGGTCGAGCAAGGAGCGGATAAAATCCGGATTTTCGGAGCGACCGGCGGCAGGCTGGATCATTTGTTTGGCAATGTGCAATTGCTGATCAAATATGCCAATCGAGACATTGAAATGATTGACCGGCAAAATGTGATGACCGTCCATCTCCCTGGCACGTACACTATTTCTTACGATGAGCGGTATCGCTATGTTTCTTACATTCCGGTTTCCCGCGATATTAAAGGACTGACGCTAAAAGGATTTAAATATCCGCTAACAAATTGTCATATTTTTCGCGGTTCGACACTATGTATTAGTAATGAACTTATCCAATCTTCCGGTACTTTTTCCTTTTCCGAAGGCATATTAATGATGATAAGAAGCAGTGATTTTCATCGTTGCTGA
- the rpe gene encoding ribulose-phosphate 3-epimerase encodes MIKIAPSILSANFAFLGEEIRDVEQGGADYIHVDVMDGHFVPNITIGPLIVEAIRPVTNLPLDVHLMIEQPDRYIPAFAKAGADFLSVHVEACPHLHRTIHLIKENGVKAGVVLNPHTPVEMIQHIIEDVDVVLLMTVNPGFGGQKFIPSVLPKIRQVAQFVKERNLSVEIEVDGGINAETARLCVEAGANVLVAGSAIYNKRDRAAAIRALRGPYKAEG; translated from the coding sequence ATGATCAAAATTGCACCATCCATTTTATCCGCGAATTTTGCTTTTTTAGGGGAGGAAATCCGCGATGTCGAACAGGGCGGAGCGGATTATATTCATGTCGATGTGATGGACGGACATTTTGTTCCGAATATCACGATCGGTCCACTCATTGTCGAGGCCATTCGCCCGGTCACGAACTTGCCGCTTGACGTTCATTTAATGATCGAGCAGCCTGATCGGTATATCCCCGCTTTTGCCAAAGCGGGCGCTGACTTTTTATCGGTTCATGTGGAAGCGTGCCCGCATTTGCATCGCACGATCCATCTTATTAAAGAGAATGGGGTCAAAGCGGGAGTGGTGTTAAATCCACACACGCCGGTGGAAATGATTCAACATATCATCGAAGATGTCGATGTAGTGTTATTGATGACTGTCAATCCTGGATTCGGCGGGCAGAAGTTTATTCCGTCCGTATTGCCGAAAATTCGCCAAGTGGCGCAATTCGTAAAAGAACGGAATTTATCGGTGGAAATTGAAGTAGACGGCGGCATTAACGCGGAAACGGCTCGTCTGTGCGTAGAGGCGGGAGCGAATGTCCTTGTGGCCGGCTCGGCCATCTATAACAAACGCGACCGCGCCGCGGCAATTCGCGCACTTCGCGGACCATATAAAGCGGAAGGGTAA
- the rsgA gene encoding ribosome small subunit-dependent GTPase A: MAEGKIIKALSGFYYVLSEGNVFQCRGRGVFRKQKITPLVGDHVVFQATSENEGYILEIYERKNSLVRPPIANVEQAILVFSAVEPDFSPKLLDRFLVLVESKQIAPIIVVNKMDLVNEETKPMIEQYIRDYQRIGYDVIVTSTVTNEGVERLLSYLDGRISVFAGQSGVGKSSLLNALRPDLQLKTNDISAHLGRGKHTTRHVELLEIGGGLVADTPGFSALELDDIEIEELPHYFPEFRELSDACKFRGCLHVAEPKCAVREAVESGQIPSYRYENYLSFVEEMKERKPRYER, encoded by the coding sequence ATGGCAGAAGGAAAGATTATTAAAGCGCTAAGCGGATTTTATTACGTGTTGTCAGAAGGAAACGTGTTTCAATGCCGGGGCAGAGGAGTATTTCGCAAACAGAAAATCACCCCTCTTGTCGGCGACCACGTCGTTTTTCAGGCGACAAGCGAGAACGAAGGATATATTTTGGAAATATACGAACGAAAAAACTCGCTCGTCCGTCCGCCGATTGCCAATGTCGAGCAGGCGATTTTAGTGTTTTCCGCCGTGGAACCGGATTTTAGTCCTAAACTTCTCGATCGCTTTCTCGTCCTTGTCGAATCAAAGCAAATTGCCCCGATTATCGTCGTAAATAAAATGGATTTAGTGAATGAGGAAACAAAGCCAATGATCGAACAATATATCCGCGATTATCAGCGCATCGGCTATGACGTTATCGTAACCTCTACCGTCACCAATGAAGGAGTAGAGAGGCTGCTTTCCTATTTGGACGGAAGAATTTCTGTGTTTGCCGGGCAATCTGGCGTCGGCAAATCGTCGCTCTTAAATGCGCTTCGTCCTGATTTGCAATTAAAAACAAACGATATTTCTGCGCATTTAGGGCGCGGCAAACATACGACCCGTCATGTTGAACTGTTGGAAATTGGCGGCGGTCTCGTCGCCGATACGCCAGGCTTTAGCGCGCTCGAGCTAGATGATATCGAAATCGAGGAGCTGCCGCATTATTTTCCAGAGTTCCGCGAGCTCAGTGATGCATGTAAGTTCCGCGGCTGTTTGCATGTCGCCGAGCCGAAATGCGCCGTAAGAGAGGCAGTGGAATCAGGGCAAATCCCTTCTTACCGGTACGAGAACTACTTGAGTTTTGTCGAAGAAATGAAAGAACGAAAGCCGAGGTATGAACGATGA
- the fmt gene encoding methionyl-tRNA formyltransferase → MTRIVFMGTPDFAVPILRQLMKDGYDVVGVVTQPDKPKGRKQELTPPPVKVEAEKHGIPVLQPTKIREKEQYEQVLALKPDLIVTAAFGQILPKALLEAPKYGCINVHASLLPELRGGAPIHYAILQGKTKTGVTIMYMVEKLDAGDILTQVEVPITETDTVGTLHDKLSIAGAKLLSETIPQLLAGKLTPVKQDEEKATFAYNIKREQEKIDWTKSGEEIYNHIRGLNPWPVAYTTQEGKVWKIWWGEKIPAPKKAEPGTIVDIVDDGIVVATGNETAIKIMELQPAGKKRMEAAQFLRGAGAHLTIGMKLGEEHENEKRA, encoded by the coding sequence ATGACAAGAATCGTATTTATGGGAACCCCGGACTTTGCCGTTCCGATATTAAGACAACTGATGAAAGATGGATACGATGTCGTTGGCGTCGTCACCCAGCCCGACAAACCGAAAGGAAGAAAGCAGGAGCTGACGCCGCCGCCGGTGAAAGTGGAAGCAGAAAAACATGGAATTCCGGTATTGCAGCCGACAAAAATCCGTGAAAAAGAGCAATACGAACAAGTTCTGGCGCTAAAACCGGATTTAATTGTAACGGCGGCGTTCGGACAAATTTTGCCGAAAGCGTTGCTTGAGGCGCCGAAATATGGCTGCATTAATGTCCATGCCTCCTTGCTTCCGGAGTTGCGCGGCGGCGCGCCGATTCATTATGCGATTTTGCAGGGAAAAACAAAAACAGGCGTCACCATTATGTATATGGTAGAAAAACTCGATGCCGGCGATATTTTAACCCAAGTAGAAGTGCCGATCACGGAAACCGATACGGTCGGCACCTTGCATGATAAATTAAGCATCGCCGGGGCAAAACTGTTATCAGAGACCATTCCGCAGCTGCTTGCCGGGAAGCTGACTCCGGTCAAACAGGACGAGGAAAAAGCGACGTTTGCGTATAATATTAAACGCGAACAAGAAAAAATTGATTGGACAAAATCGGGAGAAGAGATTTATAACCATATCCGCGGCTTAAACCCATGGCCGGTCGCTTATACGACGCAAGAGGGAAAGGTATGGAAAATTTGGTGGGGGGAAAAAATTCCTGCACCGAAAAAAGCGGAACCAGGGACGATCGTCGATATTGTCGATGACGGAATCGTTGTGGCGACCGGCAATGAAACAGCAATCAAAATTATGGAGCTGCAGCCGGCCGGCAAAAAGCGGATGGAAGCGGCGCAGTTTTTGCGCGGCGCCGGCGCTCATCTTACTATCGGAATGAAGCTAGGAGAGGAACATGAAAACGAAAAACGTGCGTGA
- the rlmN gene encoding 23S rRNA (adenine(2503)-C(2))-methyltransferase RlmN translates to METTKTTARKQNEIKAHLPSIYSLTLEELKNWLVERGEKPFRATQIYEWLYQKRVTDFSEMTNLPKALREQLSEHFAITTLKTIVKQTSKDGTIKFLFELHDGFSIETVLMRHHYGNSICVTTQVGCRIGCTFCASTLGGLKRHLEAGEIVAQVVQVQKALDEYGERVSSIVVMGIGEPFDNYDELIKFLKIVNHAKGLNIGARHITVSTSGIIPKIYQFADEGMQVNFAISLHAPTTELRTKLMPINKAYPLPKLMEAVRYYIEKTGRRVTFEYGLFGGVNDQIEHAEQLAELIKGLKCHVNLIPVNYVPERNYVRTPRDQIFAFERALKKHGINVTIRREQGHDIDAACGQLRAKERKEETR, encoded by the coding sequence TTGGAAACAACAAAGACGACCGCACGCAAACAAAACGAAATCAAAGCGCATTTGCCATCGATTTATTCGCTGACGTTAGAGGAGCTGAAAAATTGGCTTGTTGAGCGCGGCGAAAAACCGTTTCGCGCGACGCAAATATATGAATGGCTCTACCAAAAACGGGTAACCGATTTTTCGGAAATGACAAACTTGCCAAAAGCGCTGCGCGAACAATTAAGCGAACATTTTGCCATCACCACGTTAAAAACCATTGTCAAACAGACGTCGAAAGACGGCACGATCAAATTTTTGTTCGAACTGCATGACGGATTTTCGATTGAAACCGTGCTTATGCGCCATCATTACGGAAATTCGATTTGCGTGACGACACAAGTCGGCTGCCGCATCGGCTGCACGTTTTGCGCTTCTACGCTCGGCGGATTGAAACGCCATTTAGAAGCGGGGGAGATTGTCGCGCAAGTCGTCCAAGTGCAAAAAGCGCTCGATGAGTACGGCGAGCGAGTAAGCAGCATCGTCGTGATGGGGATCGGCGAGCCGTTTGACAACTACGATGAACTGATCAAGTTTTTGAAAATCGTTAACCATGCAAAGGGGTTAAATATTGGCGCTCGCCATATTACCGTGTCGACAAGCGGGATTATCCCGAAAATTTATCAATTTGCCGATGAAGGAATGCAAGTGAATTTTGCCATTTCATTGCATGCCCCGACGACGGAGCTGCGCACGAAGCTCATGCCGATCAATAAGGCGTATCCGCTGCCAAAGCTGATGGAGGCGGTTCGTTATTATATTGAAAAGACGGGGCGCCGCGTCACGTTTGAATACGGGCTGTTCGGCGGAGTCAACGATCAGATCGAGCATGCCGAGCAGCTTGCGGAGCTGATTAAAGGATTAAAATGCCATGTTAACTTAATTCCGGTCAATTACGTGCCGGAACGAAATTATGTGCGCACACCGCGCGATCAAATTTTTGCCTTTGAACGGGCGCTAAAAAAACATGGAATTAATGTGACCATTCGCCGCGAACAAGGACATGATATCGACGCAGCATGTGGGCAGCTTCGCGCGAAGGAGCGAAAAGAAGAGACGAGGTGA
- the pknB gene encoding Stk1 family PASTA domain-containing Ser/Thr kinase → MLIGKRLNDRYKMISLIGGGGMANVYLARDMILERDVAVKVLRFDFANDEQFIKRFRREAQAATSLNHENIVSIYDVGEDEGIYYIVMEYVRGCTLKQYIQQHAPLPISKALHIMEQLTSAIAHAHENGVIHRDIKPQNILIDENGDVKVTDFGIAVAFSSTTITQTNSVLGSVHYLSPEQARGGVATEKSDIYSLGIVMFELVTGRLPFSGESAVSIVLKHLQAETPSPKAWNPSIPQSVENIILKATAKDPFYRYRSAREMNEDIRTALDPERMNEEKFIIPTDDEEVTKAIPIIKDHPASAGLEEETMVYEEKKEEGPKAEKPKAKRKWIVWLTAAFLFLVAVGVSAVTWLPGLIFPKEVTMPNVVNKDYDKAVEQLSSLGLEIKDTIDVENDKIEEGKVVRTKPEAGMTVKQGSGVIIYKSAGKKKVEFGNFIGEDINTAEEQLRNEGFSNIKRNERYSDKPLGTIIDQFPYAGDEVVPDETGVIFTVSLGPEKITLKDLTGYTEKSVRDYADEQQLRVEIKYEYSDKVPEGLVISQTPAANEKVDKGDTITVVISRGKEPIPTKTVVKDIVIPYEPEENGQVVEAQLYIQDANHNMTTPYKTYRLTKPVTETVEFEIPYKETAYYRVIVNNVVKDEGTIPYPDDRAKE, encoded by the coding sequence GTGCTCATCGGCAAACGATTAAACGACCGCTATAAAATGATAAGCTTAATCGGCGGCGGCGGCATGGCCAACGTCTATTTGGCCAGAGATATGATATTGGAACGGGATGTCGCTGTAAAAGTATTGCGTTTTGATTTTGCCAACGATGAACAGTTTATTAAGCGGTTTCGCCGTGAAGCGCAAGCGGCAACGAGCTTGAATCATGAAAATATCGTTTCCATATATGATGTCGGCGAAGATGAGGGGATTTATTATATCGTCATGGAGTATGTGCGCGGTTGTACATTAAAACAATATATTCAGCAGCACGCCCCTTTGCCGATTTCAAAAGCGCTTCATATTATGGAACAATTGACTTCTGCGATTGCCCATGCACATGAAAATGGAGTCATTCATCGCGATATTAAGCCGCAAAACATTTTGATTGATGAAAACGGCGATGTGAAAGTAACCGATTTCGGTATTGCTGTTGCTTTTAGCTCCACCACCATTACGCAAACGAATTCCGTGCTTGGATCGGTTCATTACTTGTCCCCGGAACAAGCGCGCGGCGGAGTGGCAACGGAAAAATCGGATATTTATTCTCTTGGCATTGTCATGTTTGAGCTCGTCACCGGCCGGCTTCCGTTTTCCGGAGAGTCCGCCGTATCGATCGTGCTTAAACATTTGCAGGCGGAAACGCCTTCGCCGAAAGCTTGGAACCCTAGCATTCCGCAAAGCGTTGAGAATATTATTTTAAAAGCGACGGCGAAAGACCCGTTTTACCGCTACCGTTCGGCGCGGGAAATGAATGAGGATATTCGCACCGCTTTAGATCCAGAACGGATGAATGAAGAGAAATTTATCATTCCCACCGACGATGAGGAAGTAACGAAGGCGATCCCGATTATAAAAGATCATCCGGCAAGCGCCGGACTCGAAGAGGAAACGATGGTGTACGAAGAAAAAAAGGAAGAAGGCCCAAAAGCGGAAAAGCCGAAAGCAAAACGGAAGTGGATCGTCTGGCTTACGGCAGCCTTTTTATTTCTCGTGGCGGTTGGAGTGAGCGCGGTTACGTGGCTTCCAGGCTTGATTTTTCCGAAAGAAGTGACGATGCCGAATGTCGTCAATAAAGATTATGACAAGGCGGTTGAACAGCTGTCGTCGCTAGGGTTAGAGATTAAAGATACGATTGACGTCGAAAATGATAAAATAGAAGAAGGAAAGGTCGTACGCACGAAACCGGAAGCGGGCATGACGGTGAAACAAGGTTCAGGCGTCATTATTTACAAAAGCGCCGGCAAAAAGAAAGTGGAGTTTGGCAACTTTATCGGCGAAGATATCAACACAGCCGAAGAGCAGTTGCGCAACGAAGGTTTTTCCAACATTAAGCGCAATGAACGTTATAGCGATAAACCACTTGGTACGATTATCGATCAATTCCCGTATGCCGGGGATGAAGTGGTGCCTGATGAAACGGGAGTTATTTTTACCGTCAGTCTAGGTCCGGAAAAGATTACGTTAAAAGATTTGACAGGATATACGGAAAAGAGCGTGCGCGATTACGCGGACGAACAACAGCTGCGTGTGGAGATAAAATACGAATATTCCGACAAGGTGCCGGAAGGGCTCGTTATTTCGCAGACACCAGCAGCGAATGAAAAAGTCGACAAAGGGGATACGATTACGGTCGTAATTTCCCGGGGCAAAGAGCCGATCCCGACAAAAACAGTCGTCAAAGATATCGTCATTCCGTATGAACCGGAAGAAAATGGGCAGGTTGTCGAAGCACAGTTGTATATTCAAGATGCCAATCATAATATGACAACTCCGTATAAAACGTATCGTTTAACGAAGCCGGTTACGGAAACGGTGGAATTTGAAATTCCGTATAAGGAGACGGCATATTACCGCGTCATTGTCAACAATGTCGTTAAAGACGAAGGAACGATTCCGTATCCAGACGATCGCGCAAAGGAGTGA
- a CDS encoding Stp1/IreP family PP2C-type Ser/Thr phosphatase has protein sequence MRAVFQTDIGKIRAHNEDSGGVFQNKDGHYLAVVADGMGGHRAGDVASEMTISYLKQQWEQSEHISSPAAAEQWLKDHVSEVNRILFEHSLQNEECQGMGTTIVSAICTDQFVTVGHIGDSRCYLFNKNRFQQLTEDHSLVNELVKTGQISKEDAEHHPRKNVLLRALGTERDVKLDIKTISIDEHDMLLLCSDGLSNKVSEETMVHILTADDPLEHKAQALIDLANERGGEDNITLAIIDFSLERESR, from the coding sequence ATGAGAGCCGTTTTTCAAACCGATATCGGTAAAATTCGTGCTCACAATGAAGATAGCGGCGGTGTTTTTCAAAATAAAGATGGTCATTATTTAGCGGTTGTCGCCGATGGAATGGGGGGACATCGCGCCGGAGACGTGGCGAGTGAAATGACGATTTCGTATTTAAAGCAACAATGGGAACAGTCCGAACATATTTCATCGCCCGCGGCCGCCGAACAATGGCTGAAAGATCATGTGTCGGAGGTCAATCGCATTTTGTTTGAACATTCCTTGCAGAATGAAGAATGCCAAGGGATGGGAACGACGATTGTCAGCGCGATCTGCACCGATCAATTTGTTACCGTCGGCCATATTGGCGACAGCCGCTGCTATCTTTTCAACAAGAACAGATTTCAACAACTGACAGAAGACCATTCGCTTGTCAATGAATTAGTAAAAACCGGGCAAATTTCCAAGGAAGATGCGGAGCACCATCCGCGGAAAAATGTGCTGTTGCGCGCGCTTGGAACGGAAAGGGACGTGAAGCTGGATATCAAAACGATCAGCATCGATGAGCATGATATGCTGCTGTTATGTTCGGACGGTCTATCGAACAAAGTATCGGAAGAAACGATGGTACATATTTTGACCGCGGACGATCCGCTTGAACATAAGGCACAGGCGCTAATTGATTTAGCTAATGAACGGGGAGGAGAAGATAATATTACGTTGGCGATTATCGATTTTTCATTGGAACGTGAAAGTAGGTGA
- the def gene encoding peptide deformylase → MAVLPIVTYPAEILEKECERVTNFDRKLIKLLNDMYDTMVDADGVGLAAPQVGIAKQIAVVDVGDEHGRIELINPVILEARGEQTGPEGCLSFPGLFGEVKRADYVKVRAQNRRGRPFTLEATGFLARALQHEIDHLHGILFTSKVIRYYDPEEIEG, encoded by the coding sequence TTGGCCGTCTTACCAATTGTGACATACCCAGCAGAAATTTTAGAAAAGGAATGTGAACGAGTAACGAATTTTGATCGCAAGCTGATCAAACTGTTAAACGATATGTATGATACGATGGTAGATGCCGACGGGGTCGGCTTAGCCGCCCCGCAAGTCGGCATTGCTAAACAAATTGCCGTCGTCGATGTCGGCGATGAACACGGCCGCATTGAACTGATCAATCCGGTTATTCTCGAAGCGCGCGGCGAACAAACCGGCCCGGAAGGCTGCTTAAGCTTTCCGGGGCTGTTTGGGGAAGTGAAGCGGGCCGATTATGTCAAAGTCCGCGCCCAAAACCGCCGCGGCCGGCCGTTTACACTTGAAGCGACAGGATTTTTGGCGCGTGCGCTTCAGCACGAGATCGATCATTTACACGGAATATTATTTACCTCGAAAGTAATCCGTTATTATGATCCCGAGGAAATAGAAGGGTAG
- a CDS encoding Asp23/Gls24 family envelope stress response protein, whose protein sequence is MSIELQTKYGRIEISNDVIAMIAGGAAVDCYGIVGMASKNQIRDGISEILRRENFSKGVIVREENGEVHIDMYIIVSYGTKISEVAHNVQTKVKYTLDQTLGLSVQSINIYVQGVRVTNP, encoded by the coding sequence ATGTCCATTGAATTGCAAACGAAATACGGGCGAATCGAAATCTCTAATGACGTCATTGCGATGATTGCCGGCGGCGCCGCGGTCGATTGCTACGGCATTGTTGGAATGGCATCGAAAAACCAAATTAGAGATGGGATTTCGGAAATTTTGCGGAGAGAAAACTTTTCTAAAGGTGTGATCGTCCGCGAGGAAAACGGCGAAGTACATATCGACATGTACATTATTGTCAGCTATGGCACGAAAATTTCTGAGGTAGCCCATAATGTACAAACAAAAGTAAAATATACGCTTGATCAAACGTTGGGCCTTTCTGTCCAATCGATCAATATTTACGTTCAAGGGGTTCGGGTGACGAATCCGTAG
- the rsmB gene encoding 16S rRNA (cytosine(967)-C(5))-methyltransferase RsmB: MKTKNVREIALETLLAIEEKEAYSNLQLNKAIEENHLSARDVGLLTEIVYGTMQRRDTLDYYLTPFLAKARKLERWVRILLRLTLYQVLYLDRVPDRAAIFEAVEIAKKRGHKGTASLVNGVMRSIQRQGVPPLENIKDEVKRLAVATSHPYWLVKRWVGQYGFAETKRMCETNLLPPKQTARVNTARITVEDAMERLRQEGMEVARGEVAAEAICAGRGNLAHTVAFREGLITIQDESSMLVARALGPKEEERVLDSCAAPGGKSTHIAELMRNTGQVVSADIHDHKVKLIEEQAKRLQLTNISTYVLDSRRLGERFEKESFDKILVDAPCSGFGVIRRKPDIKYTKTEEDIPSLARLQQEILRAAAPLLKRGGTLVYSTCTIDPEENERVISQFLNDHPEFAPDETMQERLPEKVQPYVRNGQLHLLPHYFGSDGFFIASLRKKV, from the coding sequence ATGAAAACGAAAAACGTGCGTGAAATTGCGTTAGAAACGCTGTTGGCGATTGAGGAAAAAGAAGCGTACAGCAACTTGCAACTAAATAAAGCCATTGAGGAAAATCATCTGTCTGCAAGAGATGTCGGGCTGCTGACGGAAATTGTATATGGGACAATGCAGCGGCGCGACACGCTCGATTATTATTTAACCCCTTTTTTGGCAAAAGCGCGCAAGCTGGAGCGGTGGGTCCGCATCCTGCTTCGCTTGACCCTTTATCAAGTATTATATTTAGACCGCGTTCCCGACCGCGCCGCGATTTTTGAAGCGGTGGAAATCGCGAAAAAACGCGGGCATAAAGGAACGGCTTCGCTTGTGAACGGAGTGATGCGCTCGATCCAGCGTCAAGGTGTGCCGCCGCTTGAGAACATTAAAGATGAAGTCAAGCGGTTGGCTGTTGCGACAAGCCATCCGTACTGGCTTGTCAAGCGCTGGGTCGGGCAATACGGTTTTGCCGAAACAAAACGGATGTGTGAAACAAACTTGCTTCCGCCAAAGCAAACAGCAAGAGTGAATACGGCGCGAATCACGGTAGAGGACGCGATGGAGCGGCTCCGCCAGGAAGGAATGGAAGTCGCGCGCGGTGAAGTCGCCGCGGAGGCGATTTGCGCCGGGAGAGGGAATCTCGCCCACACCGTGGCATTTCGCGAAGGATTGATCACGATTCAAGATGAAAGCTCGATGCTGGTGGCAAGAGCGCTAGGTCCGAAAGAAGAGGAACGCGTGCTTGACAGCTGCGCGGCACCGGGCGGAAAGTCCACCCATATCGCCGAATTAATGCGCAATACCGGGCAAGTCGTATCGGCAGACATTCACGACCATAAGGTCAAGTTGATCGAAGAGCAGGCAAAGCGCCTGCAGTTGACGAACATTTCCACCTATGTGCTTGACAGCCGGCGTTTAGGCGAGCGGTTTGAAAAAGAATCGTTTGATAAAATTTTAGTAGATGCGCCGTGTTCCGGATTTGGCGTCATTCGCCGCAAGCCGGATATTAAATACACCAAAACGGAAGAAGATATTCCTTCCCTCGCCCGGCTGCAACAAGAAATCTTGCGGGCGGCGGCACCGCTCTTAAAAAGAGGCGGAACGCTTGTATACAGCACTTGCACGATTGACCCTGAAGAAAATGAAAGAGTGATCTCCCAGTTTTTAAACGACCATCCGGAATTTGCGCCAGATGAAACGATGCAGGAGCGGTTGCCGGAAAAAGTGCAGCCATACGTCCGCAACGGGCAGCTGCATCTCCTTCCTCACTATTTTGGCTCGGACGGATTTTTTATCGCATCATTACGAAAGAAGGTGTAG